The Mangrovivirga cuniculi genomic sequence ATAATCCTTCTCATTATATTGATTGCCGCATCATGGCCATCAAATAAAGAAGCTGCAGTTACTATTCGAATATGGTTTTTTGGTTTATATGGAGCAGATACTTGTGCTGACATAATTTTAAATTTTATTTAACAGGTTAATGTCGTTAGCCTACAAAATTACTATTATTCGACGTAAAATCGATGAATTTTACTAACAAGTGTAAGGTAGATTACTTTTCAGGACAGTTTACCAGCCCTTTTATTTTCTGGATGGCAAGAATATTATGTGTTTCGCTAATATTACGGATAATATTTTCTTTTTCTCTATTGGTAAGCCTCCAGTTAAGGGTAGCTCTTTTTCCCTCTATTTCACCTTTATTTCTTTCCGGGATATATTCAATTGGAACTAAATTCACAGGTACCTCAAGTAAGGCCTTTAATAGTTCCATTTCCTTGTCGTTACTGTAATCCTGTAAATTAGGAAGGTTGTTATAGACTCCGGTAATTGGAATAGTGAATTTTTCCATTAGCGTCTGACTGATATCGGAATCAGGAGGAGAATGTACGGCAGAATCTCTGATTGTTACAATAACTATTCCTGAGGTGTTTCTGGAAATCCAGTTTCTGAAGCTTAATAAAAATCTTATTGCATCGCTAATACCAAAGTTATCGACTAATCCTGCATCTAAAATTTTAATTTCAGGATCCGTAGGCAGGCCTACATTCGGAAGGATGTACGGATATGTAGCATTCATTCTAAGGGCAGAAAGAATAGAAACATCTTCTGCATCATGTTCCTTAAATGCGCGCATGAATTCTATGCCTTTTACTTTTTGTTCACCAGTAAACGGTACCGCAATAGTAGCCCTGGACATGTAGCTAATATCCTGTGCTCCGATAAAAAGTTTTCTTCCGTCATTTAATATTGTTGGTGATATAATAAGTTGGGGAATAATACCATTTTTTTCAGGCTCCCGATATTCAGAAACCGGTACATTTAACACATCGTTGGTATTAGCCAGAAGCTGTCTTTCAAAGGCTATTCCCCGATCGGCAATATATTCTTTTCCTTTATAATCAAATCTTTGCAGACGGACAAAAAGATCGTTAACCAGCATGGTGAAAATCACATGATTCAGGGCATCTTTACTGATGTTGGTCCGATAGATACTGTCATTGGGATTATCAATATTTCCTAGAAGTTTTTGTCTGTATAATTCCCTGTAATAAGCAGCTCCGATTAATCCTCCGGAAGCACCTGTAATCAAGGCAGTATGATTCATTAATTGGTTTTCTAAAGCAGTGTCGAGAGATTGCATTGCGGTAAGGCTCCAAAGTGATGCTCTCTGCCCACCTCCGCTATTAGTAATCACTACCATCACAGGTTTTTCTTTTCCTGTATTTTTTTTCCAGTTTTCAAGAATGTCTATTCCTTTCAGAATATCATTTTTTACTGTATCCGAATGTGTTAATTCTCTTAATTTAGGGATAGAGTAGGGGATCTCATTTTTTGAATAATCAATCCCAGGTACCTGATATTCTGATTTGAAAAATTCGAAAGTTGGAAGGAAGTTTAAAAAAATAAGTATTAATAAAATCATTAATACAGACCAACGTTTAAACCAGTAAGAAAAAGCCCCGGCAAACATCATCAAAATGGTTAATAAAAGAATACAGCTTGCTGCAGCAGGGATTTGGAAAAAAGGGTTTTCCCGGAAGACCCCGATCAGAATTATGGCTGCAAATGCAGTGAATTCAAGCGAAACGGCATTAAAACTATTTTGACCAAAGACCTTTAAAATGGCAAATTTAGTAACGTATGCGGGAGGTTCCTGGACTTTATGAAACTTGAAGTCAGTCCCAAGAAATCCCTTTACTTCAATGTCAGGTTTATTATATTCATTTTTATATCTCCTGAGTAAATTTTGCCTGGCGATTGGTACTTTTCTTATCTTTTTTTCGACACTTTCTCTTATTACCTGGAATACATCCTGATTTGTAAATATGAAATAAGTGTACATGATAGCTTGCATGCCGGTATAGCCTAATAGCAAACCACCAACCCTTGCAACAATTTCCTCAGTCCCTGCTAATTCATAATTTTTTTGAAATCCGATGATTTTAAGTATATAAAATGATAAAAATATCATCGGAATGATAGAATTATTGATCGCGTAATGAGTAAATGGTTTGCGTAACTGACCAAGAAAAGGATACCTGTGTCCATCCATTAAATAGCAGGTTATATGGAAGGTCATGGCAAACCCTCCCAGAATTATACCTACTACAGCGAAACTATAAAAAGAGACTTCATTAAGGTATTCAGGAGATAAAAAGAGGTAGGGAATTCCGAATGTATTTCCGAAAAGCTCACCGGCAGCTGCAAAGAGCCAGACCCAACCCAAAATTAATAAAAGCTTTCCCTGAAGATGATGTAAAATCAACTTAACTGGAAAGAAGTAATAAACCTTTTCGAGGAATTTTCTCATATGATTAAAAAATCATTCCTTTTTGCTGCCTTTATAAAGATGGTATTCAGCAAGACGGCATTCTAATTTACCGTTAAAATAAGTCTTTCTTGATGAAGTTCTTAATCCTACGCGCTTTAATAATTTTAAATTGCCTGTAAATATGTATCCGGTATATCCGGTAGCTTCATTTTTGAAGAAATCTCCTATTTCCTGATATAGTTCTTCAAGTTTCTCGTCTTCACCTTCACTAAGTCTGATTCCATAATCAGGGTTGATTACAATTACTCCTTCATTATCAGGCAGGGGAGTTCTTCTAAAGTCATCCGTGTAAAAATCGATCAGGTCTTCAACACCGGCAGCTTTGGCATTTTGTTTTGCAATGTCAACTGCTTTTGATTCGATATCACCTGCAATTATTCTTACATTATCGCCGCTTTTCACCTGATTTTTAAGGTTGATCATTTCTTCTTTATAATACTCGACATCGAAAAGGTGAGTATGCATAAAGCCGTAATTAGAGCGCATCAATCCTGGTCGTTTGTTGATTGCTATCAGTGCTGTTTCAATAGCTAAAGTGCCACTACCACACATAGGATTCACAAAAAGCTGATCCGGAGTCCAGATAGTGCCCATTATTATTGAGGTAGCCAGAGCTTCAATCAGAGGAGCTTTCCAGGGGTGAAGCCTGTATCCATGCTTAGAAATTGTGTGACCACTTGTGTCAAGATAAACTACGGCTTTATTTTCAGACCAGTGTAAATAAACTGACGAATCATCTCTTTCAGGCCCAGTGTCTGGTCTTGTGTTCTTTTCTTTTCTTAATCTGTCAACGATTGCATCTTTTAATTTAACCTGAGCAAATCGTTTGTCCTTGATGGTATCGTTTTTAACATAAGAGTCTACAGTAAAATAGCCATCCGCTGGAAGGATATCCTGCCAGTGAAAATTATACACTTCGCGATATAATTTATTGGCATCCGGAGCATAGAAAGATTTTAATTCAAAAAGAACCTTATTGGCTGTTCTTAGCCATAAATTAAGTTTCACACAGTCATTAAATGACCCTCTTATATTGATCCCAAAAAAGGATTTTTTCACAATATCAAAACCCAGGTCGGCTACTTCTTTTTCAAGGTAGTCAGTTTGACCCGGTAAAGAACTGATAAAGATATTATTTTTCATGAGGCAAAGGTATAAAAAAAAGGAGCGTGAAAGCTCCTTTTTATATCATTGAATTGTGTTTATATCACATTTCTGTATTCTCAGACTTAGCTTTCGCAGAGAAATATTCTCTGTTCATTTTTGCTATATTTTCAAGACTGATTTCTTTAGGACATTCAGCAGAACAAGCACCGGTATTAGTACAAGCTCCGAATCCTTCAGCATCCATTTGAGCGACCATTTTTTCTGCTCTTGTTTTTGCTTCAGTTTTACCCTGAGGCAACATAGCAAGCTGAGCTACTTTTGCAGAGGTAAACAACATTGCCGATGCGTTTTTACAAGCTGCTACACAAGCTCCACATCCGATACAAGTCGCTGAATTAAATGCTTCATCAGCGATTGGTTTAGGGATAGGTATTTCGTTAGCATCAGGTACACCACCAGTATTTACGCTTACATATCCACCTGCCTGTATAATTCGGTCAAATGAAGATCTGTCTACTACAAGGTCTTTAACTACTGGAAAAGCTCCTGCTCTCCATGGTTCGATGGTGATAGTGTCACCGTCTTTAAAAGATCTCATATGTAGCTGACATGTGGTTACAGCTTGTTGTGGTCCGTGTGGACGCCCATTGATGTGCATACTACACATACCACAAATACCTTCGCGGCAATCGTGATCAAAATGAACAGGCTCAATGTCTTCCTTGATCAATTGCTCATTGAGCACGTCCATCATTTCAAGGAAGGACATGTCCGGTGAAATGTCAGAAACCTGGTAAGTTTCCATTTTTCCCTTATCATTTTGATTTTTTTGTCTCCAGACTTTTAGTGTAAGGTTCATAAAATCGTCCTCCTTATTTATAACTTCTTTGAGTCAGTTTAACATTTTCAAATTCAAGCTCTTCTTTGTTGAGCTTTTCATCCTGGTTTTCACCCTGGTATTCCCATGCAGCTACATATGAGAAGTCTTCATCATTTCTAAGTGCCTCACCTTCTTCGGTTTGATACTCTTCTCTGAAGTGTCCTCCACATGATTCTTCACGGTTAAGGGCGTCATCAACCATTAATTCTCCAAGCTCAAGGAAATCAGCTACCCTGTTTGCTTTTTCAAGTGATTGATTTAATTCGTCGTTTGTACCAAATACTTTAACGTTATCCCAGAATTCTGCTCTAAGCTCTTTTATAAGACCTTTTGCTTTCTTTAAGCCTTCAGCATTTCTAGACATTCCGCAGTAATCCCACATGATCTTTCCTAGTTCTCTGTGGAATTCATCAACAGTCTTACTACCCTTAATGCTCAATAATTTATTAATCTTGCCTTTTACATCCTTGATAGCCTCGTCAAACGCAGGGTGGTCATTAGAAACCTTCTCCATTGGTTGAGTAGCAAGGTAATCGCCAATTGTGTAAGGAAGGACAAAATATCCATCTGCTAGTCCCTGCATAAGAGCTGAAGCTCCTAATCTATTCGCTCCATGATCTGAGAAGTTAGATTCTCCGGTAGCATAAAGACCAGGAATAGAAGTTTGAAGATTGTAATCTACCCACAGACCACCCATTGTATAGTGAACGGCTGGATAAATCATCATTGGTACTTCATAAGGGTTATCACCAGTGATTTGGCGATACATATCAAAAAGGTTACCGTATTTAGCCTCTATGGTATCTTTACCATCTCTTTTAATTGCATCAGCAAAATCCAGGAATACAGCTAATCCGGTTTTACCTACACCTCGGCCTTCGTCACAAACGTATTTGGCATTTCTGGATGCCACATCACGTGGAACAAGGTTACCGAAGCTAGGATATTTTCTTTCAAGGTAATAATCTCTTTCTTCCTCAGGAATATCAACAGCATCCTTAGCAGAAAGTCCTTTCGCTTTTTCTTCACTTTTTGGTACCCACACGCGACCATCATTTCTTAATGATTCAGACATCAAGGTTAATTTTGACTGATGGTCACCTGAAACTGGTATACAAGTAGGGTGAATCTGAGTAAAACAAGGGTTAGCGAAAAATGCACCTTTTTTATGCGCTCTCCATGCTGCAGTAGCATTTGAGCCCATTGCATTAGTAGAAAGGTAGAAAACATTGCCATAACCACCAGAAGCAAGAACAACCGCATTAGCAGCATGCTTTTCTATTTTACCGGTGATAAGGTCTCTGGTTATAATACCTTTTGCTTCACCATCGATAAGAACCAGGTCAAGCATCTCAGTTCTTGGATAAAGTTTTACTTTTCCAGTAGATACCTGGCGGCTAAGAGCCTGGTAAGCACCTAATAATAATTGTTGTCCAGTCTGACCACGTGCGTAGAAAGTTCTGGAAACCTGTGCTCCACCAAACGAACGGTTGTCAAGTAATCCACCATATTCACGAGCGAAAGGAACTCCTTGAGCCACACATTGATCAATGATGTTTACGGATACTTCTGACAGTCGATAGACATTGCCTTCTCTTGATCTGTAATCACCACCTTTAATAGTGTCATAAAATAATCTGTAAATACTATCACCATCATTTTGATAGTTCTTTGCAGCATTTATACCTCCCTGAGCGGCGATAGAGTGAGCTCTTCTCGGACTGTCCTGGAAACAAAATGCCTTCACATTATATCCAAGCTCGGCTAAGGTAGCTGCAGCAGATGCTCCTGCAAGACCGGTGCCAACTACGATAACCTCGAATTTCCTTTTATTGGCAGGGTTTACCAGTTTAACATTAAATTTATGCCTGGTCCATTTTTCTGCCAGCGGTCCTTCCGGTATTTTTGATTCTAATTTCATAATGTCTCCTTAACTAATATTATTAAAGTACATATAAATTGGAATAATGGCGAATCCTATCGGAACCAGGATGGCAAACCATTTTCCCACTGCTTTGATAGCAGGTGTATATTTTTTATGATTTAATCCAAGAGTCTGAAAAGCACTCTGGAAGCCATGTGCTAAATGGAAAGCTAAGAATACCATACTCAGAACGTAGATACCTACGATCCAAAGTTGTGAGAATCCTTCGTTAACCACTGCAAAATAATTTTTTACAGTCGATCCATCTTCTAACGTAGTAGTAGGAACTTCCCCATACTTAAACACCCACCAGAAATTACTCAGGTGGATAGCAATAAAAATAAAGATTACCGATCCTAAAACGCCCATATTTCTGGATGACCAGGTGCTATTGGCGTTTCCGTTAAAGTTTTCGTAACTGACAGGACGGGCCTTACTATTATAACGAGTAAGAATAATTGCAACAATTATATGCAAAAGAATCAATGCGAAATTGACCTTCGAAACGATTTGGATAAATGTGTTGTTACCCATTGTTTCAGCATAGATGTTGAAAGATTTCCCTCCGTCAGGGATCAGCAACTGTAAGTTTCCGGCAAGATGAACTACCAGAAATAAGATTAAGAATATACCTGTCAGGGCCATTAAAAGCTTCCTTCCCAGGGTACTTCCAAATGTTCGTACAAACCAGCTCATGTGTTTATTTTATTTTTCAACCGTTTTAAATGCGACAAATTTACATCTGCGCAGTTTAGTATCCAATTAGTTGTGTTATTTTGAAACTTTCTAAATAATAACCGGTTAAAATTTCAAATTTCAATGTCATAACTATTACAAATCATTATTGTTTGACCTTAGTTTTATTTGCATTATGACCATAATATGGTAATATTAGGTAAAGTAAATGTTCGGCTTAATTTTTGCTATATTCTGGACATGAATTGTACATCAATACAAAACCATTCGTTTATTAAATATATTGTCATTAACAAATGAGTATTAATATAAATAGATATTCAAAACTTATCTCCTCACTATTGATGCTAGTGTTGATATTTTTTGCTGACTATTCAGTAATGGCTACACACATCAGGGCCGGGCAAATTACAGTTCAGAGGATATCACCTTCATCACTTACCTATCGAATAACCTTTGTTGGTTTCAGAGACACAGAATCAGGAGTTGAATTTGGAAACGGGTTTCTCAATTTTGGCGATGGAACTATAATAGAAACGGCTCCAAGCCAGTTCACCACTGAACAATTACCTCAGGTGCCCTTTCTTCAGAAGGTAACTTTTGTTATAGATCATACTTATCAGGCTCCAGGATTTTACAATATTTCATATACTGAACAAAACAGAAATGATTTTATTCAGAATATTAATCTTGGGAATTCGGTAGATATACCTTTTCATGTTGAGTCTCAAATATTGATCGATCCATTTTTGGGAATTAACAGTACTCCACAATTATTGATTGACCCACTTGATTTTGCAACAGGGATAAATTTTATATTCATAACCCCGGAGCTTTTGATGCGGAAGGCGACAGTCTTTCATATAAATTAGTTATTCCAAAGCAAGGAGCAGGGACAGATGTTCCAAATTATGTCTTTCCTGATAATCCTTTAGCTTATCCAAACGGTACAATTCCTGATAAGGAGGATGGAACGGCGCCTCCTGAATTTTCTCTGGATCCAATTACAGGAGATCTGGTTTGGGATGCGCCTCCGAATGTTGATGAAGTTGAATATAATGTAGCTTTCATAATTGAAGAATGGAGGAAGGTAAATGGCGAGTATCTACGTATCGGTTTTGTGACACGTGATATGCAAATTATTGTTCTGGAGTCTGAAAATGAAAGGCCTGAGCTCATCATTCCCGAAGATACTTGTATAACTGCAGGAACGGTTCTTTCGCTTGATCCAGCTGCAACCGCCACTGATCCTGATGGAGATAGTGTTAAAATAGAGGCTTTCGGAGGTCCTTTTGTGATTTCAAACTCACCAGCCTCTTATTCCCCGGATCCTCCTGTATTCCAGGCGCCCGAGGCTCAATTAGACTTTGAGTGGAATACAAATTGTTTCCATATCAGGGAAAATCCGTGGCAAGTAGTATTTAAAGTTTCCGATTTACCTTTAAGAAATGGAAGTGACACACCTTTGCCAGCCCTGGTAGATTTCAAAACCTGGAATATTACTGTAGTTGGTCCTCCGCCAAATATTACAGAGGTGGTTCCCAGAACTGCCAGAAGTACTGAAATCTCATGGGATGAATACGAATGTGATAATCGAATAGTTTCCGGTTTTCAAATCTGGAGAAGAGTTGATAGTAATCCTTTTGAGCCAACAAGTTGTGATGTTGGTATGCCTGAAGGAACCGGGTATGAATTGATCGATATAACTACAAATGATGTCAATAATTATATTGATGATGATAATGGAATGGGACTAAGTCCGGGTGCAAAATATTGCTATCGAATAGTAGCTGTTTTCAGAGATCCGCAGGGAGGAGAAAGTTATGTATCCAATGAAGTTTGTACCACAGTTGTTGCGGAAGCTCCCGTCATTACCCAAGTTTCAGTACTTGAAACAGATCCTGCTAACGGAGAGATAAATGTTGAGTGGTTACCACCATTCGATTTAACAGATCCTTCATTTCCTCCTCCATATAATTACAAGCTTTACAGGCATGCAGGCTTTAATGGTGGAGCTGGAAGAACATTGGTATACGAAGGAGAACAAACATCTTTTACAGATACTGGCTTTGATACACAAAATCAACCTTACCATTATCAGGTAGAATTATATGATTCGAATGATAATTTTGTAGATACCTCTTCTTATGCTAGTTCTGTTTATCTTGATATTTTTTCAGAAACAGATCAGTTAACGCTTAGCTGGTCAGCAGATGTTCCATGGTCTAATCAGATCGAAGCATATCCATATCATCGTATTTACAGAAATAATGTAGATCCGGATAATCCAGATCAACTAGTGCTAATCGATTCGGTTAATGTTACTACTAATGGATTAAATTATACCGATACCGGTGAATTTAATGGTACGGCATTGGTTGATTCAATTGAATATTGTTACGTAGTGAGAACCGCTGGTTCATACGGTAATCCTGATATTCCTGAACCATTACTAAATTTCTCACAGGAAGCCTGTTCATTTTTGTCGGATTCCATTCCACCATGCCCACCGATAGAATTGACAATAAATAATTTGGATGTTGGAGAGTGTGAAGACTTTCTGTTCAACCAGCCATGTGATTTTAGTAATTACTTCAATGAACTAACCTGGGATCCTGAGTTGGAACAGGAATGTGCTGAAGACGTAAGGTTGTTTAATATCTATTACAGTAGGACCGGTGACGAAGGTACCTTTTCCCTTGTTGGAAGTACAAGAGAGCCAAATTTCACACATTTAGATCTCGATGAATTTGCTGGCTGTTATTATATAACTGCGGTTGACAGATCGGGAAATGAAAGCGCACCTTCTAACGTTGTTTGTAGAGATAATTGTCCTTATTATGAGCTTCCAAATGTGTTTACTCCAAATGGTGATGGATTTAATGATACTTTTGAGGCGTATAGTAACCAACAAAATGATTTTTCGAAATGCCCACGATTTGTAGAGAGTGTTGAATTTAAGGTATTTAATAGTCATGGGAAAGAAGTATATACTTATTCCTCAGGCAATGAAAAGTCGATATTAATTAACTGGAATGGTGAAGGTAATAATGGACAGGTGTTAAACCCTGGTGTTTATTATTATGTTGCAAAAGTAAGATTTAGAGTCCTTGACCCGGCTAAGAAAGAAAGAGAATATAAAGGATGGGTTCATTTACTCGAATAATATAAATTTATTATAATATGAGGCAGGCTGGGGAAAATCAATTTTCTTCAGCCTGTTTTTATATAAATCAAAAAGTAGAATAAATATCCTATCTTTGTCATCAAAATAATTGTGATTTGAGGTCACAATA encodes the following:
- a CDS encoding patatin-like phospholipase family protein, which translates into the protein MRKFLEKVYYFFPVKLILHHLQGKLLLILGWVWLFAAAGELFGNTFGIPYLFLSPEYLNEVSFYSFAVVGIILGGFAMTFHITCYLMDGHRYPFLGQLRKPFTHYAINNSIIPMIFLSFYILKIIGFQKNYELAGTEEIVARVGGLLLGYTGMQAIMYTYFIFTNQDVFQVIRESVEKKIRKVPIARQNLLRRYKNEYNKPDIEVKGFLGTDFKFHKVQEPPAYVTKFAILKVFGQNSFNAVSLEFTAFAAIILIGVFRENPFFQIPAAASCILLLTILMMFAGAFSYWFKRWSVLMILLILIFLNFLPTFEFFKSEYQVPGIDYSKNEIPYSIPKLRELTHSDTVKNDILKGIDILENWKKNTGKEKPVMVVITNSGGGQRASLWSLTAMQSLDTALENQLMNHTALITGASGGLIGAAYYRELYRQKLLGNIDNPNDSIYRTNISKDALNHVIFTMLVNDLFVRLQRFDYKGKEYIADRGIAFERQLLANTNDVLNVPVSEYREPEKNGIIPQLIISPTILNDGRKLFIGAQDISYMSRATIAVPFTGEQKVKGIEFMRAFKEHDAEDVSILSALRMNATYPYILPNVGLPTDPEIKILDAGLVDNFGISDAIRFLLSFRNWISRNTSGIVIVTIRDSAVHSPPDSDISQTLMEKFTIPITGVYNNLPNLQDYSNDKEMELLKALLEVPVNLVPIEYIPERNKGEIEGKRATLNWRLTNREKENIIRNISETHNILAIQKIKGLVNCPEK
- a CDS encoding THUMP domain-containing class I SAM-dependent RNA methyltransferase — its product is MKNNIFISSLPGQTDYLEKEVADLGFDIVKKSFFGINIRGSFNDCVKLNLWLRTANKVLFELKSFYAPDANKLYREVYNFHWQDILPADGYFTVDSYVKNDTIKDKRFAQVKLKDAIVDRLRKEKNTRPDTGPERDDSSVYLHWSENKAVVYLDTSGHTISKHGYRLHPWKAPLIEALATSIIMGTIWTPDQLFVNPMCGSGTLAIETALIAINKRPGLMRSNYGFMHTHLFDVEYYKEEMINLKNQVKSGDNVRIIAGDIESKAVDIAKQNAKAAGVEDLIDFYTDDFRRTPLPDNEGVIVINPDYGIRLSEGEDEKLEELYQEIGDFFKNEATGYTGYIFTGNLKLLKRVGLRTSSRKTYFNGKLECRLAEYHLYKGSKKE
- a CDS encoding succinate dehydrogenase/fumarate reductase iron-sulfur subunit; the encoded protein is MNLTLKVWRQKNQNDKGKMETYQVSDISPDMSFLEMMDVLNEQLIKEDIEPVHFDHDCREGICGMCSMHINGRPHGPQQAVTTCQLHMRSFKDGDTITIEPWRAGAFPVVKDLVVDRSSFDRIIQAGGYVSVNTGGVPDANEIPIPKPIADEAFNSATCIGCGACVAACKNASAMLFTSAKVAQLAMLPQGKTEAKTRAEKMVAQMDAEGFGACTNTGACSAECPKEISLENIAKMNREYFSAKAKSENTEM
- a CDS encoding fumarate reductase/succinate dehydrogenase flavoprotein subunit, which produces MKLESKIPEGPLAEKWTRHKFNVKLVNPANKRKFEVIVVGTGLAGASAAATLAELGYNVKAFCFQDSPRRAHSIAAQGGINAAKNYQNDGDSIYRLFYDTIKGGDYRSREGNVYRLSEVSVNIIDQCVAQGVPFAREYGGLLDNRSFGGAQVSRTFYARGQTGQQLLLGAYQALSRQVSTGKVKLYPRTEMLDLVLIDGEAKGIITRDLITGKIEKHAANAVVLASGGYGNVFYLSTNAMGSNATAAWRAHKKGAFFANPCFTQIHPTCIPVSGDHQSKLTLMSESLRNDGRVWVPKSEEKAKGLSAKDAVDIPEEERDYYLERKYPSFGNLVPRDVASRNAKYVCDEGRGVGKTGLAVFLDFADAIKRDGKDTIEAKYGNLFDMYRQITGDNPYEVPMMIYPAVHYTMGGLWVDYNLQTSIPGLYATGESNFSDHGANRLGASALMQGLADGYFVLPYTIGDYLATQPMEKVSNDHPAFDEAIKDVKGKINKLLSIKGSKTVDEFHRELGKIMWDYCGMSRNAEGLKKAKGLIKELRAEFWDNVKVFGTNDELNQSLEKANRVADFLELGELMVDDALNREESCGGHFREEYQTEEGEALRNDEDFSYVAAWEYQGENQDEKLNKEELEFENVKLTQRSYK
- a CDS encoding succinate dehydrogenase cytochrome b subunit — translated: MSWFVRTFGSTLGRKLLMALTGIFLILFLVVHLAGNLQLLIPDGGKSFNIYAETMGNNTFIQIVSKVNFALILLHIIVAIILTRYNSKARPVSYENFNGNANSTWSSRNMGVLGSVIFIFIAIHLSNFWWVFKYGEVPTTTLEDGSTVKNYFAVVNEGFSQLWIVGIYVLSMVFLAFHLAHGFQSAFQTLGLNHKKYTPAIKAVGKWFAILVPIGFAIIPIYMYFNNIS
- a CDS encoding T9SS type B sorting domain-containing protein, with the protein product MQIIVLESENERPELIIPEDTCITAGTVLSLDPAATATDPDGDSVKIEAFGGPFVISNSPASYSPDPPVFQAPEAQLDFEWNTNCFHIRENPWQVVFKVSDLPLRNGSDTPLPALVDFKTWNITVVGPPPNITEVVPRTARSTEISWDEYECDNRIVSGFQIWRRVDSNPFEPTSCDVGMPEGTGYELIDITTNDVNNYIDDDNGMGLSPGAKYCYRIVAVFRDPQGGESYVSNEVCTTVVAEAPVITQVSVLETDPANGEINVEWLPPFDLTDPSFPPPYNYKLYRHAGFNGGAGRTLVYEGEQTSFTDTGFDTQNQPYHYQVELYDSNDNFVDTSSYASSVYLDIFSETDQLTLSWSADVPWSNQIEAYPYHRIYRNNVDPDNPDQLVLIDSVNVTTNGLNYTDTGEFNGTALVDSIEYCYVVRTAGSYGNPDIPEPLLNFSQEACSFLSDSIPPCPPIELTINNLDVGECEDFLFNQPCDFSNYFNELTWDPELEQECAEDVRLFNIYYSRTGDEGTFSLVGSTREPNFTHLDLDEFAGCYYITAVDRSGNESAPSNVVCRDNCPYYELPNVFTPNGDGFNDTFEAYSNQQNDFSKCPRFVESVEFKVFNSHGKEVYTYSSGNEKSILINWNGEGNNGQVLNPGVYYYVAKVRFRVLDPAKKEREYKGWVHLLE